A genomic segment from Amycolatopsis camponoti encodes:
- a CDS encoding DUF998 domain-containing protein, translating to MTTTTQTPLVHSYLYLRRAIGLIGLALPIVLIVGKQVVQGGDLIGSLSGYYYSDLGNVFVGAMCAVGVFLLAYYGHDFIDNVASTVAGLGAIGLALFPTTPDRDVSSWDRTSGVLHLVFAAVFFLMLAYFCLRLFPHDGEQPAGTGVVYRVCGVVILAALVLIALTSWLRLVPEWHPALWLESAAVWAFGVAWLVKGQTLTPKSVP from the coding sequence ATGACCACCACGACCCAGACCCCCCTCGTCCACTCCTACCTCTACCTGCGACGCGCGATCGGGCTCATCGGCCTGGCGCTGCCGATCGTCCTGATCGTGGGCAAGCAGGTCGTCCAGGGCGGCGATCTCATCGGGTCGCTCAGCGGCTACTACTACAGCGACCTCGGGAACGTCTTCGTCGGCGCGATGTGCGCCGTGGGAGTGTTCCTGCTCGCGTACTACGGCCACGACTTCATCGACAACGTCGCGAGCACGGTGGCGGGCCTCGGCGCGATCGGGCTGGCGCTCTTCCCGACGACCCCGGACCGCGACGTCTCGTCGTGGGACCGCACGTCCGGCGTGCTGCACCTGGTGTTCGCGGCGGTGTTCTTCCTGATGCTGGCGTACTTCTGCCTGCGCCTGTTCCCGCACGACGGCGAGCAGCCGGCGGGGACCGGTGTCGTCTACCGCGTGTGCGGCGTGGTGATCCTCGCCGCGCTGGTGCTCATCGCGCTGACGAGCTGGCTGCGTCTCGTCCCGGAATGGCACCCCGCGTTGTGGCTGGAGAGCGCCGCGGTGTGGGCGTTCGGCGTCGCCTGGCTCGTGAAGGGGCAGACGTTGACGCCCAAGAGTGTGCCGTAG